A genome region from Thermomonospora amylolytica includes the following:
- a CDS encoding fatty acyl-AMP ligase, whose product MALGSLLTELSPDGEGRRPLIELVGRWAAEKPDAPAFTFVDYGTDPAGEHVTLSWAETDRRARATAAALRRIAAPGERAALLLPQRHEYMMTMLGAMYARVIAVPLFSPDLPGYAERLIGAYTDSEPAVIVTTRASQPHVEKFLADQDVTPPREILYADEIDLGLAGAWSGEPIDPDEVAYLQYTSGSTRRPAGVQITHANVAANARQLWAGWAPDHPHPELVSWLPLFHDMGLIAAMALPLVKGDHVVYTDPVAFLMNPMRWLELISGREWVYTAGPNFAYEYVASLADPDKLENLDLSGLVTCLNGAEPIRPSTLETFHRAFEGAGLRRSAQAPGYGLAEATVFVCAAADAVPPKIVTVERDRLAAGQVAVAPAGAERTTSLVACGRPVGQYVAIVDPDTRVERPDGRVGEIWVHGPNVAPGYWRNSERSQETFGGTLRDPGDLPEGPWLRTGDYGVVHEGELYVTGRIKDLIIVDGRNHYPQDIELTVQEAHPAIRPDHVAAFAVDGEETERLVVVAERNRRVPLRQLDLDEVAAAVRGAVNVEHEMALHEFVLVEPGVVSRTTSGKVARAATRQRYLEGALQTTAERLAAQG is encoded by the coding sequence ATGGCACTGGGTTCCCTGCTCACCGAGTTGTCCCCCGACGGCGAGGGCCGCCGGCCGCTCATCGAGCTGGTCGGGCGCTGGGCCGCCGAGAAGCCGGACGCCCCGGCGTTCACGTTCGTCGACTACGGCACCGACCCGGCCGGCGAGCACGTCACGCTGAGCTGGGCGGAGACCGACCGCCGGGCGAGGGCGACGGCCGCCGCGCTGCGCCGGATCGCCGCGCCCGGGGAGCGCGCGGCGCTGCTGCTGCCGCAGCGGCACGAGTACATGATGACGATGCTGGGCGCGATGTACGCCCGGGTGATCGCCGTCCCGCTGTTCTCGCCCGACCTGCCGGGCTACGCCGAACGGCTGATCGGCGCCTACACCGACTCCGAGCCCGCGGTGATCGTCACCACCCGGGCGTCGCAGCCGCACGTGGAGAAGTTCCTCGCCGACCAGGACGTGACGCCGCCGCGCGAGATCCTGTACGCCGACGAGATCGACCTCGGCCTGGCCGGCGCCTGGAGCGGCGAGCCGATCGACCCCGACGAGGTGGCGTACCTGCAGTACACCTCGGGCTCGACGCGCCGTCCGGCGGGCGTGCAGATCACCCACGCCAACGTGGCGGCCAACGCCCGGCAGCTGTGGGCGGGCTGGGCGCCCGACCACCCGCACCCGGAGCTGGTGAGCTGGCTGCCGCTGTTCCACGACATGGGCCTGATCGCCGCGATGGCGCTGCCGCTGGTGAAGGGCGACCACGTCGTCTACACCGACCCGGTCGCGTTCCTGATGAACCCGATGCGCTGGCTGGAGCTGATCTCCGGGCGTGAGTGGGTCTATACGGCCGGGCCGAACTTCGCCTACGAGTACGTCGCGAGCCTGGCCGACCCGGACAAGCTCGAGAACCTGGACCTGAGCGGCCTGGTCACCTGCCTGAACGGGGCCGAGCCCATCCGCCCGTCCACACTGGAGACCTTCCACCGGGCGTTCGAGGGGGCCGGGCTGCGGCGCAGCGCCCAGGCGCCCGGGTACGGGCTGGCCGAGGCGACCGTGTTCGTGTGCGCCGCCGCCGACGCCGTACCCCCCAAGATCGTCACCGTGGAACGCGACCGGCTGGCGGCCGGACAGGTCGCCGTCGCGCCCGCCGGCGCCGAGCGCACGACCTCGCTGGTGGCGTGCGGCCGTCCGGTCGGCCAGTACGTGGCGATCGTGGACCCCGACACCCGCGTCGAGCGGCCCGACGGGCGGGTCGGCGAGATCTGGGTGCACGGCCCCAACGTCGCCCCCGGCTACTGGCGCAACTCCGAACGCAGCCAGGAGACGTTCGGCGGCACGCTGCGCGACCCCGGCGACCTGCCGGAGGGGCCGTGGCTGCGCACCGGGGACTACGGCGTGGTGCACGAGGGCGAGCTGTACGTCACCGGCCGGATCAAGGACCTGATCATCGTCGACGGCCGCAACCACTACCCGCAGGACATCGAGCTGACCGTGCAGGAGGCGCACCCGGCGATCCGCCCCGACCACGTCGCCGCGTTCGCGGTGGACGGCGAGGAGACCGAACGGCTGGTGGTCGTCGCCGAACGCAACCGCCGCGTCCCGCTGCGTCAGCTCGACCTGGACGAGGTGGCCGCCGCCGTCCGCGGCGCCGTCAACGTCGAGCACGAGATGGCCCTGCACGAGTTCGTTCTGGTCGAACCTGGCGTAGTGTCCCGTACCACCAGCGGGAAGGTGGCGCGGGCGGCGACCCGGCAGCGGTACCTGGAGGGCGCGCTGCAGACCACGGCGGAACGGCTGGCGGCCCAGGGCTAG
- a CDS encoding MMPL family transporter, translating into MLAGLGRLIHRRRWTSLVLIVLLTVLAGAWGLGVLDRFKQGGFEDPDADSTLVAKLGATYFGSTNPDVLVLYRSDTMTVDDPRYMAAVVTTVARLPKRHVAEIHSYWAFEGAGAAAFTSRDRRATFVSIKLNARDDEAKLKAFEQVRERLRAPGLDTRVGGSVPFGVEFSELAVHDIVRAEIISMPVLLILLVIVFGAVASSTLPLVVAVFSITGGLAVLHAVTYVTDVTAMALEVVTMMGVGLAIDYSLFIVNRFREELARDGDRERALVVTMVTAGRTIAVSGITVTAALSGLLLFPQMFLRTLGLAGMATVLVAVFGAVVLLPTLLAILGPRVEWGTVRRRAHVRSADSGFWYRLGHSVMRRPLPYFALTLATLAVLFGPFLNVQFTSVDARVLPEASQTRQVVETVKREFPNGSAEPIDVVISGDLIPRNWRPATGGDNIPPYLESFRMRLQNLPHVVKAEYTGYSQDYGGVRISVTHDQEPMSRTAQSLVRTIRGMELSKDGFPLHVDVGGSTAAQLDLMTSLMRTLPWMALLVGTLTFALLFMFFGSVVLPLKAIAMNVLSIGASFGVIVWGFQYGHLAGLLDFTPTGGVEATSMILILAVVFGLSMDYEVFLLSRIREEWDRTGDNRAAVAIGMQRTGGIITSAALLFLVVIGAFGLASITVVKLIGVGMFVAVVVDAVLVRSLLVPATMRFMGAANWWLPRPLAALHAKVDLREHDPLYDEDDDPVPPAPPPLPPHLRRRPRRPAAPAMPAPTPAPPGWAGVSFSSSGLVPPPSSDPGSTRVPPTGHSAPPPPSGRHARSPVPPPGTPQHSPEAATPADRPDRAPARHPRNLLHAAPCHPRRQGGLAPSRRMHTALRRRTAPEHHGGLGRTGRRSPSPTPPPGPAAASSRTRTAPAGAGPTTSEPAPPHHPPRRRR; encoded by the coding sequence ATGCTCGCCGGTCTCGGCCGCCTCATCCACCGGCGCCGGTGGACCAGCCTGGTGCTGATCGTGCTGCTCACGGTCCTGGCGGGGGCGTGGGGCCTGGGGGTCCTCGACCGGTTCAAGCAGGGCGGGTTCGAGGACCCCGACGCCGACTCCACGCTGGTCGCCAAGCTCGGCGCGACCTACTTCGGCAGCACCAACCCCGACGTGCTGGTGCTGTACCGCAGCGACACCATGACCGTGGACGACCCCCGGTACATGGCCGCGGTGGTCACCACGGTGGCGCGGCTGCCGAAGCGGCACGTCGCCGAGATCCACTCGTACTGGGCGTTCGAGGGGGCGGGCGCCGCCGCGTTCACCTCCCGCGACCGGCGCGCCACGTTCGTGTCGATCAAGCTGAACGCCCGCGACGACGAGGCCAAGCTGAAGGCGTTCGAGCAGGTCAGGGAGCGGCTGCGGGCGCCGGGGCTGGACACCCGGGTGGGCGGGTCGGTGCCGTTCGGGGTGGAGTTCAGCGAGCTGGCGGTGCACGACATCGTGCGCGCCGAGATCATCTCGATGCCGGTGCTGCTGATCCTGCTGGTGATCGTGTTCGGCGCGGTGGCGTCCTCGACGCTGCCGCTGGTGGTGGCGGTGTTCTCGATCACCGGGGGCCTGGCGGTGCTGCACGCCGTCACCTACGTCACCGACGTGACCGCCATGGCGCTCGAGGTCGTCACGATGATGGGCGTCGGGCTGGCGATCGACTACTCGCTGTTCATCGTCAACCGGTTCCGGGAGGAACTGGCCCGCGACGGCGACCGGGAACGGGCGCTGGTCGTCACCATGGTCACCGCCGGGCGCACCATCGCCGTCTCCGGGATCACGGTGACCGCGGCGCTGTCGGGGCTGCTGCTGTTCCCGCAGATGTTCCTGCGCACCCTCGGCCTGGCGGGGATGGCGACGGTGCTGGTGGCGGTGTTCGGCGCGGTGGTGCTGCTGCCGACGCTGCTGGCGATCCTCGGGCCGCGCGTCGAGTGGGGCACCGTACGGCGGCGCGCGCATGTGCGCAGCGCCGACAGCGGGTTCTGGTACCGGCTCGGGCACAGCGTGATGAGGCGGCCGCTGCCGTACTTCGCGCTGACCCTGGCGACCCTGGCGGTGCTGTTCGGGCCGTTCCTGAACGTGCAGTTCACCTCGGTGGACGCGCGGGTGCTGCCGGAGGCCAGCCAGACCCGCCAGGTGGTGGAGACGGTCAAGCGGGAGTTCCCCAACGGGTCGGCCGAGCCGATCGACGTGGTGATCTCCGGCGACCTGATCCCGCGCAACTGGCGTCCGGCGACTGGCGGCGACAACATCCCGCCGTACCTGGAGTCGTTCCGGATGCGGCTGCAGAACCTGCCGCACGTGGTCAAGGCCGAGTACACCGGCTACTCGCAGGACTACGGCGGGGTGCGGATCTCGGTCACCCACGACCAGGAGCCGATGTCGCGGACCGCGCAGTCGCTGGTGCGGACCATCCGCGGGATGGAGCTGTCCAAGGACGGGTTCCCGCTGCACGTCGACGTCGGGGGGAGCACCGCCGCCCAGCTCGACCTGATGACCAGCCTGATGCGGACGCTGCCGTGGATGGCGCTGCTGGTCGGCACGCTGACGTTCGCGCTGCTGTTCATGTTCTTCGGGTCGGTGGTGCTGCCGCTGAAGGCGATCGCCATGAATGTGCTGTCGATCGGGGCGTCGTTCGGGGTGATCGTCTGGGGTTTCCAGTACGGGCATCTGGCGGGCCTGCTGGACTTCACCCCGACCGGGGGCGTCGAGGCCACCAGCATGATCCTGATCCTGGCGGTGGTCTTCGGGCTGTCGATGGACTACGAGGTGTTCCTGCTCAGCCGGATCCGCGAGGAGTGGGACCGCACCGGCGACAACCGCGCCGCCGTCGCCATCGGCATGCAGCGCACCGGCGGCATCATCACCAGCGCGGCGCTGCTGTTCCTGGTGGTGATCGGGGCGTTCGGGCTGGCGAGCATCACGGTGGTCAAGCTGATCGGCGTCGGGATGTTCGTGGCGGTGGTCGTCGACGCGGTGCTGGTCCGCTCGCTGCTGGTGCCGGCGACGATGCGCTTCATGGGCGCCGCCAACTGGTGGCTGCCCCGCCCCCTCGCCGCCCTGCACGCCAAGGTCGACCTCCGCGAACACGACCCCCTGTACGACGAGGACGACGACCCCGTACCCCCCGCTCCGCCCCCGCTGCCCCCACACCTCCGCCGCCGCCCCCGCCGCCCGGCGGCCCCGGCCATGCCCGCGCCCACGCCCGCCCCGCCTGGCTGGGCCGGTGTGTCCTTCTCGTCCAGCGGCCTCGTCCCTCCCCCCTCCTCCGACCCCGGCTCGACGCGCGTTCCGCCCACCGGGCACAGCGCCCCGCCCCCGCCGTCAGGCCGCCACGCCCGGAGCCCCGTCCCACCCCCGGGGACGCCGCAGCACAGCCCAGAGGCCGCCACGCCCGCAGACCGGCCGGATCGAGCCCCGGCACGCCATCCCCGGAACCTCCTGCACGCGGCCCCATGCCACCCTCGCCGACAAGGGGGCTTGGCACCGAGCCGCCGCATGCACACGGCGCTCCGTCGCAGAACGGCACCGGAGCACCATGGCGGCCTTGGGAGAACGGGCCGACGCAGCCCCTCCCCGACACCGCCTCCCGGCCCCGCCGCCGCATCGTCCCGAACCCGGACGGCCCCGGCTGGCGCTGGGCCGACGACGAGTGAGCCCGCGCCGCCGCATCACCCGCCCCGGCGGCGCAGGTAG
- a CDS encoding SMP-30/gluconolactonase/LRE family protein, whose product MNEVKVLLTGHGLVESPRWHADRLYFSDWYAGEIVAVDLTGRGEVVARVESVPLCTAWLPDGRLLIVSSDEGRLLVREPSGELRAYADLGAEGMWNDTAVDARGNVYVNRIGFDMMSGAPVSPGTVSLVAPDGRVREVADDILFPNGMAVTPDGSTLIVADSYRHCLTAFTVAEDGGLSGRRLWADLGEGTPDGICLDAEGAVWYADVPNRRCVRVAEGGIVLQTVDLDRGCFACALGGPDGRTLFMVAAEWRDLPEMVPPGTGQVLATEVDVPTP is encoded by the coding sequence ATGAACGAGGTGAAGGTGCTGCTCACCGGGCACGGCCTGGTCGAGTCGCCGCGCTGGCACGCAGACCGGCTCTACTTCTCCGACTGGTACGCCGGGGAGATCGTCGCCGTGGACCTCACCGGCCGCGGCGAGGTGGTCGCCCGCGTCGAGTCCGTGCCGCTGTGCACCGCATGGCTGCCGGACGGCCGCCTGCTGATCGTGTCGTCCGACGAGGGCCGCCTGCTGGTCCGCGAGCCGTCCGGGGAGTTGCGGGCGTACGCCGACCTGGGCGCCGAGGGCATGTGGAACGACACCGCCGTGGACGCGCGCGGCAACGTCTACGTCAACCGGATCGGCTTCGACATGATGTCCGGCGCGCCCGTCTCCCCCGGCACCGTCAGCCTGGTCGCCCCGGACGGCCGGGTGCGCGAGGTCGCCGACGACATCCTGTTCCCCAACGGCATGGCCGTCACCCCCGACGGTTCCACCCTGATCGTCGCGGACTCCTACCGGCACTGCCTGACCGCCTTCACCGTCGCCGAGGACGGCGGCCTGTCCGGCCGCCGCCTGTGGGCCGACCTGGGCGAGGGCACCCCGGACGGCATCTGCCTCGATGCCGAGGGCGCCGTCTGGTACGCCGACGTCCCCAACCGCCGCTGCGTCCGCGTCGCCGAGGGCGGCATCGTCCTGCAGACCGTCGATCTGGACCGAGGCTGCTTCGCCTGCGCCCTGGGAGGCCCGGACGGCAGGACCCTCTTCATGGTCGCCGCCGAATGGCGCGACCTCCCCGAGATGGTCCCGCCCGGCACCGGCCAGGTCCTGGCCACAGAGGTGGACGTCCCGACCCCCTGA
- a CDS encoding TNT domain-containing protein, with product MAFRQARLFEGPAPGAHGRPPVPAEEIEPLLAYLNGAPIVLAARGFDRDVLDPAGTANVPMTFHTDGEWIWPGAVAYYLRAHGVPPEPELVEHIRARRFEVPPVTEQVMDEAVSVITGAPAPAAPSAPTPPAPLPPTPTPPPVPAQAPAPAQAPAADQGGPIQPLQGEPPLTLYRDLRETSLPPGTEIDRYGEPGGNVTYAAGTHWSLRSLPADWAFRPRRVYRVMRPVRALTGVAIPWFDQPGGGTVYILPASVAALVADGSLVEIEASG from the coding sequence ATGGCGTTCAGACAGGCCCGCCTGTTCGAGGGCCCGGCGCCCGGCGCGCACGGACGTCCGCCCGTTCCCGCCGAGGAGATCGAGCCGCTGCTGGCCTATCTGAACGGCGCGCCGATCGTGCTGGCCGCCCGCGGGTTCGACCGGGACGTGCTCGACCCCGCCGGTACGGCGAACGTGCCGATGACGTTCCACACCGACGGTGAGTGGATCTGGCCGGGGGCGGTCGCCTACTACCTGCGCGCCCACGGTGTTCCGCCGGAGCCCGAGCTGGTCGAGCACATCCGTGCGCGGCGGTTCGAGGTGCCGCCGGTCACGGAGCAGGTCATGGACGAGGCGGTGTCGGTCATCACCGGGGCGCCCGCGCCCGCGGCGCCGTCGGCCCCCACGCCCCCCGCTCCCCTGCCGCCGACTCCCACGCCCCCGCCCGTACCCGCCCAGGCGCCCGCACCCGCCCAGGCTCCGGCGGCCGACCAGGGGGGTCCCATCCAGCCGTTGCAGGGTGAGCCGCCGCTGACCCTCTACCGCGACCTGCGCGAGACGTCCCTGCCGCCGGGCACCGAGATCGACCGCTACGGCGAGCCCGGGGGCAACGTGACCTACGCGGCGGGGACACACTGGAGCCTGCGTTCGCTGCCGGCCGACTGGGCGTTCCGCCCCCGGCGGGTGTACCGGGTGATGCGTCCGGTGCGGGCGCTGACCGGCGTGGCGATCCCCTGGTTCGACCAGCCCGGCGGCGGCACCGTCTACATCCTGCCGGCGTCCGTCGCGGCCCTGGTCGCCGACGGTTCCCTCGTCGAGATCGAGGCGTCCGGCTGA
- a CDS encoding immunity 49 family protein, which produces MQTVPRHDIDQEFAAWQAEDSERRSFERNLPAVSQHIEGVRLLFDSALMTMKYRCALDPMAEQPQTWRNVMLAMQAGTAMFAAALRTQGTVEVRLHDSEVAIPATGAQTWTNVGYWLNALYLTLICRADKHTDLLCSVSLDFLRASEKGGVVPPHLYSWAESLQRFWSSEGGSYELVERTLELANPESVEEPGGDARVLLAMPPMVLFGHLLVDEDDEFNGALVEALQWHRMYWTSTPENARHSTGYVSLPLLAMTCLAHDKGFVPIEVESPYIPKGLVDRRWVGEFPT; this is translated from the coding sequence GTGCAGACGGTACCCAGGCATGACATAGACCAGGAGTTCGCCGCGTGGCAGGCCGAAGACTCCGAACGGCGCAGCTTCGAGCGCAACCTGCCGGCCGTCTCGCAGCACATCGAAGGCGTGCGGCTGCTGTTCGACAGCGCGTTGATGACGATGAAGTACCGCTGTGCGCTGGATCCGATGGCCGAGCAGCCGCAGACCTGGCGGAACGTGATGTTGGCGATGCAGGCGGGAACGGCGATGTTCGCGGCCGCGCTGCGCACCCAGGGCACGGTCGAGGTACGGCTCCACGACTCCGAGGTGGCGATCCCGGCGACCGGAGCGCAGACCTGGACCAACGTGGGCTACTGGCTGAACGCGCTGTACCTGACGCTGATCTGCCGGGCGGACAAGCATACGGACCTGCTGTGTTCAGTTTCCCTGGACTTCCTGCGCGCCTCGGAGAAGGGCGGCGTCGTACCTCCTCACCTGTACTCCTGGGCGGAGTCTTTGCAGCGGTTCTGGAGCAGTGAGGGCGGCTCCTACGAGCTGGTGGAGCGGACTCTGGAACTCGCCAATCCGGAAAGCGTCGAAGAGCCTGGCGGTGACGCACGGGTACTGCTGGCGATGCCGCCGATGGTCCTGTTCGGCCACCTGCTGGTCGACGAGGACGACGAGTTCAACGGAGCACTGGTCGAAGCGCTCCAGTGGCACCGCATGTACTGGACCAGCACCCCGGAAAACGCCCGTCACAGTACCGGCTATGTCTCGCTGCCGTTGCTGGCGATGACCTGTCTCGCCCACGACAAGGGCTTCGTGCCGATCGAGGTCGAGTCACCGTATATTCCCAAGGGCCTGGTCGACCGTCGATGGGTCGGCGAGTTCCCCACCTGA
- a CDS encoding immunity 49 family protein: MQTVPRHDIDQDFARQQVEACERRSFERYLPTISERRERVRQLFDSAVMTMKYRCALDPMAEQPQTWQSVTLAMQAGTAMFAAALRTQGTVEVRLHDSEVAIPATGAQTWTNVGYWLDALYLAMICREDERTNLLCSVSLDFLRASEKGGIVPPHLYAWAESLQRFWRGEPGSLERVEQALELAKPHNIEEPGGDAQVLLAMPPMLLFAHLLVDEDDEFNGALAEALQWHRMYWTSTPENARRSIGYISLPLLAMTCLAHDKGFVPIEVESPYIPKGLVDRRWVGEFPT, encoded by the coding sequence GTGCAGACGGTACCCAGGCATGACATAGACCAGGACTTCGCCAGGCAGCAGGTCGAGGCCTGCGAACGACGCAGCTTCGAGCGCTACCTGCCGACCATCTCGGAACGCCGCGAGAGGGTGCGCCAGCTGTTCGACAGCGCGGTGATGACGATGAAGTACCGCTGTGCGCTGGATCCGATGGCCGAGCAACCGCAGACCTGGCAGAGCGTGACACTGGCGATGCAGGCGGGCACCGCGATGTTCGCGGCCGCGCTGCGCACCCAGGGCACGGTCGAGGTACGGCTCCACGACTCCGAGGTGGCGATCCCGGCGACCGGAGCGCAGACCTGGACCAACGTGGGCTACTGGCTGGACGCGCTGTATCTGGCGATGATCTGCCGGGAGGACGAGCGCACGAACCTGCTGTGCTCAGTGTCCCTGGATTTTCTGCGAGCCTCGGAGAAGGGCGGCATCGTGCCCCCTCACCTCTACGCATGGGCGGAGTCACTGCAGCGATTCTGGCGCGGTGAGCCCGGTTCCCTTGAACGGGTAGAGCAGGCCCTGGAACTCGCCAAGCCGCACAACATCGAAGAGCCCGGTGGCGACGCACAGGTGCTCCTGGCGATGCCGCCGATGCTCCTGTTCGCCCACTTGCTGGTCGACGAGGACGATGAGTTCAACGGGGCACTGGCCGAGGCACTCCAGTGGCACCGCATGTACTGGACGAGCACCCCGGAAAACGCCCGTCGCAGCATCGGCTACATATCCCTGCCACTGCTGGCGATGACCTGTCTCGCCCACGACAAGGGCTTCGTGCCGATCGAGGTCGAGTCACCGTATATTCCCAAGGGCCTGGTCGACCGTCGATGGGTCGGCGAGTTCCCCACCTGA
- a CDS encoding immunity 49 family protein, producing MQTVPRHDIDQDFAAQQVEACERRILERHLPIISEHPEGVRRLFDSALMLMRYRCALDPAATLSETWESVTLAMQAGAAMFAAGLRTEGTVEVVIRTSRVAIPATGVRTWTNVDYWLDALYLAMICREKERTDLLCSVSPDFLRASEIGGVVDPYVHPWVESLQRFWRGEPDVYDRLGNALDLANPQEGDPDGDVLALQALPPMVLFDHLLSGAHDDFNIDLYHGLQGHRAFWGRSPEYAQDCDGYVSLPLLAMAGLAHGKGVPIEVESPYIPKGLVDGGWVGEFPT from the coding sequence GTGCAGACGGTACCCAGGCATGACATCGACCAGGACTTCGCCGCACAGCAGGTCGAGGCCTGCGAACGGCGCATCCTCGAGCGCCACCTGCCGATCATCTCGGAGCATCCCGAGGGTGTGCGCCGGTTGTTCGACAGTGCGCTGATGCTGATGCGGTATCGCTGTGCGCTGGATCCGGCGGCCACGCTGTCGGAGACCTGGGAGAGCGTGACGCTGGCGATGCAGGCGGGTGCGGCGATGTTCGCGGCCGGGTTGCGCACCGAGGGCACGGTCGAGGTCGTGATCCGCACCTCCAGGGTGGCGATACCCGCGACCGGCGTACGAACCTGGACCAACGTGGACTACTGGCTGGACGCGCTGTATCTGGCGATGATCTGCCGGGAGAAGGAGCGCACGGATCTGCTGTGCTCGGTCTCCCCGGACTTCCTGCGCGCCTCGGAGATAGGCGGCGTTGTGGACCCCTACGTCCATCCCTGGGTGGAGTCGCTGCAGCGGTTCTGGCGCGGTGAGCCCGACGTCTATGACCGGCTGGGGAACGCCCTGGACCTCGCCAACCCACAGGAAGGCGACCCGGACGGCGATGTGCTGGCACTGCAGGCGCTGCCGCCGATGGTGCTGTTCGACCATCTGCTGAGCGGCGCGCACGATGATTTCAACATCGACCTGTACCACGGGCTCCAGGGGCATCGGGCATTCTGGGGAAGGTCACCGGAATATGCCCAGGACTGCGACGGCTACGTCTCCCTGCCGTTGCTGGCGATGGCCGGGCTCGCCCATGGGAAGGGCGTGCCGATCGAGGTCGAGTCGCCGTACATTCCCAAAGGCCTGGTCGACGGTGGATGGGTCGGTGAGTTCCCCACCTGA
- a CDS encoding immunity 49 family protein, with translation MQTIPRHDIDQEFAARQVEACERRSFERNMPIVSERPEGVRRLFDSAVMTMKYRCALDPMAEQPQTWQSVTLAMQAGTAMFTAALRTEGTVEVRLGDSEVAIPATGPRTWTHVGYWLDAMYLALICWEEERTNLLCSVPLDLLRASEKGAIVAPHLYAWAESLQRFWRGEPGAYELVQQALDLAKPQNAEEPGGDARVLLAMPPMILFGHLLADEDDEFNGALDEALRHHRMYWTSTPENARSSNGYISLPLLAMTSLAHQKGVPIDIESPYIPMGLVDGRWFGKFPT, from the coding sequence GTGCAGACGATACCCAGGCATGACATCGACCAGGAGTTCGCCGCGCGGCAGGTCGAGGCCTGCGAACGGCGCAGCTTCGAGCGCAACATGCCGATCGTCTCGGAGCGCCCCGAGGGTGTGCGCCGGCTGTTCGACAGCGCGGTGATGACGATGAAGTACCGCTGTGCGCTGGATCCGATGGCCGAGCAGCCGCAGACCTGGCAGAGCGTGACACTGGCGATGCAGGCGGGAACGGCGATGTTCACGGCCGCGCTGCGCACCGAGGGCACGGTCGAGGTACGGCTCGGCGACTCCGAGGTGGCCATACCGGCGACCGGCCCGCGGACCTGGACTCATGTGGGTTACTGGCTGGACGCGATGTACCTGGCGCTGATCTGCTGGGAGGAAGAGCGCACGAATCTGCTGTGCTCGGTGCCCCTGGATCTCCTACGCGCCTCGGAAAAGGGCGCCATCGTGGCCCCGCATCTTTACGCCTGGGCGGAATCGCTGCAGCGGTTCTGGCGCGGTGAACCCGGTGCCTACGAGCTGGTGCAGCAGGCATTGGACCTCGCCAAGCCGCAAAACGCCGAAGAACCGGGCGGTGACGCGCGAGTGCTGCTGGCGATGCCGCCGATGATCCTGTTCGGCCACCTGCTGGCCGACGAGGACGACGAGTTCAACGGAGCACTGGACGAAGCACTCCGGCATCACCGGATGTACTGGACGAGCACCCCGGAGAACGCCCGCTCCAGCAACGGCTACATCTCCCTGCCGCTGCTGGCGATGACCTCCCTCGCCCACCAGAAAGGCGTTCCGATCGACATCGAGTCACCGTACATTCCCATGGGCCTGGTCGACGGCCGATGGTTCGGCAAGTTTCCCACCTGA
- a CDS encoding YbaB/EbfC family nucleoid-associated protein — protein sequence MRAEWQAHIDELLKEYRDKRAQLRELQELLATLEATSTAADEMVKVTVGPQGQLKGLEFDPRVYRRLSPSELADAIVEAAERAAAEVRERMQGAMEPFQIPEVEGFDLGKVLGEPPRDFDEARERYGFRPKE from the coding sequence GTGCGAGCGGAGTGGCAGGCGCACATCGACGAGCTGCTCAAGGAGTACCGCGACAAGCGGGCGCAGCTGCGGGAACTGCAGGAGCTGCTGGCCACCCTGGAGGCGACCTCCACCGCCGCCGACGAAATGGTCAAGGTCACGGTCGGGCCGCAGGGTCAGCTCAAGGGGCTGGAATTCGATCCCCGGGTCTACCGCCGGCTGTCCCCCAGCGAACTGGCCGACGCGATCGTCGAGGCCGCCGAGCGGGCGGCCGCCGAGGTCCGTGAGCGGATGCAGGGCGCGATGGAACCGTTCCAGATTCCCGAGGTCGAGGGTTTCGACCTGGGAAAGGTGCTCGGCGAGCCGCCCCGCGACTTCGACGAGGCCCGTGAACGGTACGGGTTCCGCCCCAAGGAATGA
- a CDS encoding WXG100 family type VII secretion target has translation MGNGNELRVYPKALKRSKAGFEDGAATLKKIFDRVESRLAAEGKCWGADKTGKAFEKEYLPASEKMMDAGPKVSKSLRDIAKGIDMMAKNYVSAEESSKIT, from the coding sequence ATGGGAAATGGCAATGAACTGCGGGTCTATCCGAAGGCCCTGAAGCGTTCCAAGGCCGGGTTCGAGGACGGCGCCGCCACGCTGAAGAAGATCTTCGATCGGGTGGAGAGCCGGCTGGCGGCCGAGGGCAAGTGCTGGGGCGCCGACAAGACGGGCAAGGCGTTCGAGAAGGAGTACCTGCCCGCGTCCGAGAAGATGATGGACGCCGGTCCGAAGGTCTCCAAGTCGCTCCGCGACATCGCCAAGGGCATCGACATGATGGCCAAGAACTACGTCTCCGCCGAGGAGTCCTCGAAGATCACCTGA